In one Fusarium falciforme chromosome 5, complete sequence genomic region, the following are encoded:
- a CDS encoding C3H1-type domain-containing protein → MDLPPSGPQSSSYVASNGNHHNAYYGNWPERSQMYQALAPRSMASANWRGPRPSIDSITTCVNNYSLAGPNTSPGASNNDAPVSISDCLNGYAYCVQRPDGKYTRLVPADMLPALNEVPAKQASAQGMVLLPDLHMQPPQGVAKMNQPMTVKNRIDRIVATSPAQQRRTKIYCDKWIHDGTCAFTQQGCKYKHEMPFDKATQQSLGLFHGFPKWWKDLQEDLQKRHNKENPARRPQSVLQQDWRGESNEDTPSPATAQAPIGAERQIKAIRGRRHSPPTNEKPNWVPIEPQRPGPEGDWVITPSALKAWAHGRDNSSPRSSAGSVENNFIH, encoded by the exons ATGGATCTTCCTCCCTCTGGACCTCAGAGCAGCTCTTACGTTGCCTCCAACGGAAATCATCACAACGCCTACTATGGGAACTGGCCTGAGAGATCCCAGATGTACCAGGCGTTGGCTCCTCGAAGCATGGCTTCGGCCAACTGGCGAGGTCCTCGTCCATCTATCGACTCCATTACTACCTGCGTCAACAACTACTCGCTAGCGGGCCCCAACACCTCCCCAGGTGCCTCCAACAACGACGCCCCTGTCAGCATCTCGGACTGCCTTAATGGATACGCCTACTGCGTGCAGCGTCCTGACGGCAAATACACCAGACTCGTCCCCGCCGACATGCTTCCGGCCCTCAACGAGGTTCCCGCCAAGCAAGCCAGCGCTCAAGGCATGGTCCTCCTGCCGGACCTCCACATGCAGCCACCGCAGGGAGTGGCCAAGATGAACCAGCCCATGACTGTCAAG AATCGTATTGATCGCATTGTCGCCACTTCGCCTGCTCAGCAACGAAGAACCAAGATCTACTGCGACAAGTGGATTCACGACGGTACCTGCGCCTTTACCCAGCAGGGCTGCAAGTACAAGCACGAGATGCCCTTTGACAAGGCGACTCAGCAGTCTCTCGGCCTCTTCCATGGGTTCCCCAAGTGGTGGAAGGACCTCCAGGAGGACCTCCAGAAGCGCCACAACAAGGAGAACCCTGCTCGCCGTCCGCAGTCGGTTCTACAGCAGGACTGGCGAGGGGAGAGTAACGAGGACACGCCCAGCCCAGCTACGGCCCAGGCCCCCATCGGAGCCGAGCGACAGATTAAGGCCATCAGGGGCCGTCGTCACTCTCCCCCTACCAATGAGAAGCCAAACTGGGTGCCTATTGAACCTCAGAGACCCGGCCCTGAGGGGGACTGGGTCATCACTCCATCGGCTCTCAAGGCGTGGGCTCACGGCAGAGACAACTCCTCTCCCCGCTCTTCTGCGGGCTCGGTTGAAAACAACTTCATCCACTAG
- a CDS encoding SpoU-sub-bind domain-containing protein — protein MFHPVQLRAAALRRPLAGLFTPQPYPSRILVRAKSLSAIHRGMRNSEKAQFGESRRPTRDSTESRDHGTFDRRARRRSAAPPIHRDTPTRRDEFMDKFNTRAQDSGGTRSWRQEQKLRKKLRKKEEEKKAKEEAGDEETGRRTRRRRFADPENEFGQKSFVHRMKYGDLKDVAAELPIKQFVQPRSFRETRNERRQFDFQDPNGWQDQDSPRFERRSDRSDNDSRSFQDASRSERRFDRSDRDSRPGYDAARSERRFDRSDRDTHSRQDRGRTDRWNDQEGDSAEGSAPKRGRKKEMMPMTIKYTTAASQFLYGRSVVKAALEQGRRKLYNLYIYGGENRRDNKDNTFLSRLAEKQGVPITIVPTEEQRLMDKMSMGRPHNGFVLEASPLPQLPIRSLGKLEETPARLGFHVELDFQTKEEEAINGTESFFRRANDVMPKPFVLLLNEIMDPGNLGGIIRTASYLGIDAVGITNRGSSTLTPVALKSAAGAVEEISLFTVDDPLRFIEDSSKAGWKTFAAVAPPDRKLVRKHGDKFISTDVIEANSPLNEHPCLLVLGNEGHGLPKPLKVAADYELSVPRFVQGSCIDSLNVSVAAGLLCHSFVKEPLVEAKPVQIEAPVVTPEPQVLAKAEEKPVEAENQGVLPSSEGGEENKAEEAELEKADKPKEETTEEKKSEEEKPEEKKPGEKKPEETKAENVEMMF, from the coding sequence ATGTTTCATCCGGTACAATTGAGGGCAGCTGCCCTTCGTCGGCCTCTTGCTGGCCTTTTTACACCTCAGCCATACCCTTCTCGAATCTTGGTCCGCGCAAAGAGTCTTTCCGCTATCCATCGGGGTATGCGCAACTCGGAGAAAGCCCAGTTTGGAGAATCTCGCCGTCCTACGAGGGACTCGACCGAATCGCGCGATCATGGAACATTTGATAGAAGAGCTCGACGAAGATCAGCGGCCCCTCCAATTCATCGCGATACCCCAACCCGTCGGGATGAGTTCATGGATAAGTTCAATACGAGAGCCCAGGACAGTGGTGGCACCAGGTCTTGGCGCCAGGAGCAAAAGCTAAGGAAGAAGCTAcgaaagaaggaggaagagaagaaggcaaaAGAAGAGGCAGGCGACGAGGAGACCGGCCGCCGCACCCGGAGAAGGCGATTCGCAGATCCAGAAAACGAGTTTGGCCAAAAGAGTTTTGTGCACCGAATGAAGTATGGAGATCTCAAGGATGTGGCCGCCGAATTGCCCATCAAGCAGTTCGTCCAGCCGCGATCATTCCGCGAAACCCGCAATGAACGACGGCAATTTGACTTTCAAGATCCCAACGGTTGGCAAGATCAGGATTCTCCACGGTTCGAGAGACGGTCTGATCGATCAGATAACGACTCTCGATCATTTCAGGATGCTTCAAGGTCCGAAAGACGGTTTGATCGATCAGACCGCGATTCCCGGCCAGGTTATGACGCTGCACGATCCGAGAGACGGTTTGATCGATCGGATCGGGACACTCACTCACGCCAAGACAGAGGCCGGACTGATCGATGGAATGATCAGGAGGGTGACTCTGCCGAAGGATCAGCTCCAAAGCGCGGACGcaagaaggagatgatgCCTATGACAATCAAGTATACCACCGCTGCCTCTCAATTCCTCTATGGCAGGTCGGTGGTGAAGGCAGCTCTCGAACAGGGCAGGCGGAAGCTGTACAATCTGTACATTTACGGCGGCGAGAACCGCAGGGACAACAAGGACAATACGTTTCTGTCCCGACTTGCCGAGAAGCAGGGCGTTCCCATTACCATCGTGCCCACCGAGGAGCAGCGTCTGATGGACAAGATGAGCATGGGACGACCTCACAATGGCTTTGTGCTTGAGGCTTCCCCGTTGCCCCAGCTGCCCATCCGGTCACTGGGGAAGCTTGAGGAGACTCCAGCTCGCCTAGGCTTCCATGTGGAACTTGACTTCCagaccaaggaagaagaggccatcaacggCACTGAAAGCTTCTTCCGACGAGCCAACGACGTCATGCCTAAGCCCTTTGTGCTTTTGCTCAACGAAATCATGGATCCTGGCAACCTGGGAGGTATCATCCGAACGGCTAGTTACCTTGGTATCGATGCAGTCGGTATCACCAACCGAGGATCTTCCACATTGACGCCCGTGGCTCTCAAGTCTGCAGCTGGCGCAGTAGAGGAGATCTCGTTGTTCACAGTAGATGACCCGCTCAGGTTCATCGAGGACTCTAGCAAAGCCGGCTGGAAGACGTTTGCTGCCGTGGCGCCTCCCGACCGGAAATTGGTCCGCAAGCATGGAGACAAGTTCATCTCGACGGATGTTATCGAGGCCAACAGCCCGCTTAACGAGCATCCttgtcttcttgtccttggcaaCGAGGGACACGGGTTGCCGAAGCCACTCAAGGTAGCAGCCGACTACGAGTTGTCGGTGCCTCGATTTGTGCAGGGCAGCTGCATTGACAGCTTGAACGTTAGCGTTGCTGCTGGACTCTTGTGCCACTCATTCGTCAAGGAGCCTCTGGTTGAAGCCAAGCCTGTGCAGATTGAGGCGCCGGTCGTGACTCCCGAGCCTCAAGTTCTGGCCAAAGCAGAGGAGAAGCCTGTCGAGGCTGAAAACCAGGGGGTGTTGCCCAGCAGCGAGGGCGGTGAGGAAAACAAGGCGGAAGAGGCTGAACTGGAAAAGGCggacaagcccaaggaggagacgACTGAGGAGAAAAAGTCCGAGGAAGAAAagcccgaggagaagaagccgggGGAGAAGAAACCCGAGGAAACAAAGGCTGAGAATGTCGAGATGATGTTCTAG